Proteins from a single region of Apium graveolens cultivar Ventura chromosome 7, ASM990537v1, whole genome shotgun sequence:
- the LOC141673583 gene encoding uncharacterized protein LOC141673583 codes for MACVLCEQKVAGCGNQIYRHGKIGVRPYPCGRMLKWAIELGHFDLEYYPRTAIKGQALADFILEFDFEVDDKAIVLAESSSQGNSPIDEREELSHPWWILHVDGAVNNSAAGAEIVLVTPEGHHLMSAIHFKFYFTNNDAEYEALINGLKIALEVGVVNLIARSDSELVVNQVNRGFQARGPQTELYMRCAQLLLEKFGSVGLEGIPREENSKADALAKMGSQMDSIQLGQIPLGIQEIPSVPEVEVFQTQENPLEGWMTPIHNYIRMGALPEYKLHARHL; via the exons ATGGCCTGTGTACTATGTGAGCAAAAGGTTGCTGGATGCGGAAACCAGATATACCGGCATGGAAAAATTGGTGTACGCCCTTATCCTTGCG GAAGAATGTTaaagtgggcaatagagctagGACACTTCGATTTGGAGTACTATCCTCGCACGGCAATTAAAGGACAAGCATTGGCTGATTTCATACTTGAGTTTGATTTTGAGGTAGATGACAAGGCTATAGTATTGGCAGAGTCTTCCTCACAAGGAAATTCTCCTATTGATGAAAGGGAGGAACTCTCACACCCTTGGTGGATCTTACATGTTGATGGGGCCGTGAATAACAGTGCAGCAGGCGCCGAGATTGTCTTAGTCACCCCGGAAGGGCATCATTTGATGAGTGCCATCCATTTCAAGTTTTATTTCACCAATAATGATGCCGAGTATGAAGCTTTGATCAATGGTCTGAAAATAGCTTTGGAAGTGGGGGTGGTGAATTTAATAGCTCGTAGTGACTCTGAGTTAGTTGTAAATCAAGTCAACAGAGGTTTCCAAGCCCGGGGACCCCAGACGGAGTTATATATGAGATGTGCGCAGCTTCTATTGGAGAAATTTGGAAGTGTCGGGCTAGAGGgcattccaagggaggaaaatagTAAGGCAGATGCTTTGGCAAAGATGGGGTCGCAAATGGATAGCATCCAGCTTGGACAAATTCCTTTGGGAATTCAAGAGATACCGAGTGTTCCAGAGGTAGAAGTGTTCCAGACACAGGAAAACCCTCTAGAGGGGTGGATGACCCCCATTCATAACTATATTCGAATGGGAGCTTTGCCAGAATACAAGCTACATGCTCGGCACCTTTGA
- the LOC141673585 gene encoding uncharacterized protein LOC141673585: protein MSWDQMKTLFLTKFQAAVRYAPSVTTLANIRQRENESLTSYFKSFSAESTSVRGASEEALRSFLIAGLRVGSDFWKHLQGKDPATLADVFPLAESFKAIEQSLEEVQTASQASQRNKAMKRDRSLSPRYRRSSRTPNRVNTTTMRREWSPPSNYDYRTSRYTPLAASIEHIFEVNKNRGLFRKPEALTSWQSKEKKKYCEYHESSGHNTHECRQLKDEIETLIKEGYLGEWVVKEVRRHKDSTDIVKEEGGRAPRWSNNETLEENKFVRNGSIRIIYVEIPG from the coding sequence ATGTCCTGGGATCAAATGAAGACTCTTTTCTTGACCAAATTTCAAGCTGCTGTGAGATATGCTCCCTCAGTTACAACTCTCGCCAACATCAGGCAAAGGGAGAATGAAAGCTTGACGTCGTACTTTAAAAGTTTCAGTGCTGAATCTACCAGCGTAAGGGGGGCTTCAGAAGAAGCCTTAAGGAGTTTTTTGATAGCAGGGCTAAGGGTTGGTTCAGACTTTTGGAAGCACTTACAAGGAAAAGACCCAGCTACTCTAGCAGATGTCTTTCCTTTGGCAGAGTCGTTCAAAGCCATAGAGCAATCTCTGGAAGAGGTACAAACAGCATCACAAGCAAGTCAGAGAAATAAAGCAATGAAGAGAGACAGATCTCTAAGCCCGAGGTACAGAAGGAGTAGTCGAACCCCAAACCGGGTGAATACCACGACCATGAGGAGGGAATGGAGTCCTCCCTCAAACTATGACTACAGAACAAGTCGGTACACGCCTTTGGCCGCGTCCATCGAGCATATCTTTGAGGTGAACAAAAACAGAGGGCTGTTTAGAAAACCTGAGGCTCTAACATCATGGCAAagcaaagaaaagaaaaaatactGTGAATACCATGAGTCGTCCGGGCATAACACGCATGAGTGTCGACAATTAAAAGATGAGATCGAAACACTTATCAAGGAAGGGTATCTTGGCGAATGGGTGGTTAAGGAAGTAAGGAGGCACAAGGATAGCACTGACATAGTGAAGGAAGAAGGAGGGCGAGCCCCACGTTGGTCGAACAATGAAACTTTGGAAGAAAATAAATTTGTCAGGAACGGCAGTATCCGAATAATCTACGTAGAGATCCCGGGATGA
- the LOC141673586 gene encoding serine/threonine-protein kinase BLUS1-like translates to MKPPNSFAADSKAYKIVEKVASSYYSTLYKAVYVHGDDHDNNVFIKIFKLNQRVDMYPLDHILKEIFQAKKCCQHPNMVRSVHCSFEKQKRNNLCVVMPESKKPLPSMAIFKHGLPEEIVVFVIIETLKALECIHESGDHVHGNLCSTEVFLDLPPLE, encoded by the coding sequence ATGAAGCCCCCCAACTCCTTTGCAGCCGATTCCAAGGCCTACAAGATAGTCGAGAAAGTTGCTTCTTCCTACTACTCGACTTTGTACAAGGCTGTTTATGTTCATGGCGATGACCATGATAATAATGttttcatcaagattttcaaGTTGAATCAAAGAGTCGATATGTATCCTTTAGACCATATACTCAAAGAGATCTTCCAAGCAAAGAAGTGTTGCCAACACCCAAACATGGTTCGATCCGTCCATTGTTCTTTCGAGAAGCAAAAACGGAATAATCTATGCGTTGTGATGCCTGAGTCGAAAAAACCTCTACCTTCTATGGCTATTTTCAAGCATGGATTGCCTGAAGAGATCGTCGTTTTTGTCATAATAGAAACCCTTAAAGCCTTAGAGTGCATTCATGAAAGTGGCGACCACGTGCATGGGAATTTGTGCAGTACAGAGGTGTTCTTGGATTTACCTCCATTGGAGTAA
- the LOC141673584 gene encoding uncharacterized protein LOC141673584 → MKCSNRALARYTREARFRPLTDIHRVETRPPKVFKGESMDITFKEADARWVHHPHNDALVISIQIGTKNIHRAFVDNGSSTNILYYSTFKKTGLPNRDMSGEDSWVYGFYGTGVRVMGSIRLPCTLGESPLSVMKILEFKVLNQESSHNVLLGRPFLREMRVITSIHHLTIKFPTPNGVGSIKGS, encoded by the coding sequence ATGAAATGTAGCAACAGGGCCTTGGCAAGGTACACTAGGGAAGCTCGATTCAGGCCTCTCACAGACATTCATAGGGTGGAAACTCGACCACCCAAAGTGTTCAAGGGAGAATCTATGGATATCACCTTCAAAGAAGCGGATGCCCGATGGGTGCATCACCCCCACAATGATGCGCTGGTCATTTCCATCCAGATTGGAACCAAAAACATCCATAGGGCCTTCGTGGATAATGGAAGCTCGACAAATATCCTCTACTACAGCACCTTTAAGAAGACGGGGCTACCTAATCGGGATATGTCAGGAGAAGATTCGTGGGTTTATGGTTTCTATGGCACGGGAGTTAGAGTTATGGGATCAATTCGGTTGCCGTGTACTCTGGGGGAAAGCCCGTTGTCCGTGATGAAGATTCTCGAGTTCAAGGTCCTGAATCAGGAGTCATCCCACAATGTACTGTTGGGACGACCTTTTCTTCGGGAGATGAGGGTTATTACTTCAATCCACCACCTTACCATCAAGTTTCCAACACCAAATGGTGTGGGAAGTATAAAGGGTTCTTAG